The segment TTTCGGCTATGCCTCCGCCACGGAGGACATGAAGGAGGGGGTGCGGGCCTTCCTGGAAAAGCGGGCACCTAACTTCAAGGGGGAGTAAAGGCCGGGCTAAAGCCTTTTTCCTAATAGGAGGGACTTGGCCCTACCTTCGCCTGGGGGTCTGGGATAGTGGCCCTAACCCTCAAGATGTGGTGTAATGTGGAGTTGCCCATGACGGGAGAGCGCATCGTCCACGTTGCCAGCCCCAAGGCCAAGCTATACGCCGAGGCCGACCAGGCCATTCGCGAGCGTCTAAAGGCCTTTCCTAAGGCCCTTAAGGCCTACGAGCTCCTCATCCAAGACCCCGAGGCCAGGGCTGGGTGGAACATGGCCAACTACATCACCATGCGCAAGCTGGGCTACAACGACCACGGCCGGGTCCACGCCCTCCTCACCGGGGCGGCCAGCGTGGCCATCCTGGCCCTCTTGGCCGAGGCAGGGGTGCGCCTGGACACGGTGGAGTCGGGGGCCGGGGAGCTGGAGGATGCCTATGTGGTGGTCCTCCTTGCCACCATGCTCCATGACCTGGGCAACCAGGTACATCGGGACCATCACGAGGCCTTTGGTGTTACCCTGTCCCTGCCCATCCTGAACCGAATCCTGGAGAAGATCTACCCTGATCCCGAGCAACGCACCGCCCTTAGGGCCCTCATCCTTCACGGTATCTATAGCCATGACCTCTCCCCGGAGCCCTTAACCATTGAGGCAGGGGTCACCGCCGTGGCCGACGGCACCGACATCACCAAGGGCCGGGGGCGGAAGGCCTTTGCCCTGGGGAGTATTGACATCCACTCCATCAGCGCCCTGGCGGTGGACGAGGTGCGCATCCTCAAAGGGGAAAAGGTGCCCGTGGAGATCCAGGTGACCATGAACAACTCCGCCGGCATCTTCCAGGTGGAGGAAACCCTCACCAAGAAGGTGCTCCGTAGCCCCTTAAGGCCTTACGTGAGCGTGGTGGCCATGACCGAGGGGGACGGGGACCAGGACCAGCGCATCGTCCACCGGGTGCGCCTTCACGAAAGCGAGGACCGCTTTGTGCTGGACTGAGGCTCCTGACCCGATCAGCCCTGGGGCCAAAGCTCGCGGATTTCCTTGGGGAGCAGGTTCAGCACATCCCGGATCTCCCCTTGGGAAACCTTTTGGGAAAGCACCTTGAACACCGCCCGGGTGGCGGCCTCGGGGTCCAAGGCGGGTCCCGAAGGTGTTTTGAGCTCCCGGGCCACATGGGCCAGGAAGGCTTCCTTGTGCCGCTCCTTAAGGGGCTTGCCCGTGGGGGCCCAGCCCTCGTAGAAGAGGCCCCGGATCAGCATGGGAAGCTCGGCGGCCAGCTGGGCGGTTTCCTCCACGGTGAGGCGATCCCTTAAGGCATGGAGCACGGCCCGCAGGGCCATGTACGCCCGGTGGCGGTCCTCTATGCCCAGGGTTTCCATGATCTCCTTCAACCAGCTGTGGGTCTTGTGGATGGTGGTGTCAAAGACCTCGAGGCCTGTGGCGCTCATACCTACTCCTCCTTTCCTTCACTTACCATCATATATCTTGAGTATGCTGTTGTAAAGGTGCAGGATGCCCCCGGTCCGGGTTGGACGCGGAGGGCTTTCCTTGGCCTGCTTCCCTGGGGCTAGCGCTTGGCCGCCATTTCCTTGGTCAGCTCGCGCTTGAGGATCTTCCCCACGCTGGTTTTGGGCAGGCTGTCCCGGAACTCAATGATGCGGGGGACCTTGTAGGCGGCGAGGTTTTGCCGGCAGAAGGCTTCGATGTCCTTTTCCGTGACCTTGCCCTTATACCCTTCCTTGAGGACGATGAAGGCGGCCACGGTTTCCCCGCGGTAGGGGTCGGGCACGCCCACCACGGCGGCTTCCTGGACGGCTTCGTGCTGGTAGAGGACCTCTTCCACCTCGCGGGGGTAGATGTTGTAGCCTCCGGCGATGATCATGTCCTTTTTGCGGTCCACGATGTAGAAGTAGCCGTCTTGGTCCATTTTGGCCATGTCCCCGGTGAAGAGCCAGCCGTCCTTAAGGGCCTTTTGGGTTTCCTCGGGGCGGTCCCAGTAGCCCTTCATGACGTTGGGGCCTCGGACGACGAGTTCGCCCACCTCGCCTGGGGGCACCTCCTTGCCCTCCTCGTCCACCACCTTGGCCTCCACTCCGGGAAAGGGTAGGCCCACGCTCCCCAGCTTGCGGACGCCATGGAGGGGGTTGCAGTGGGTCACGGGGCTTGCCTCGGTGAGGCCGTAGCCCTCCACCAGCTTGGCCCCGGTGAGCCGTTCAAAGCGGTCGGCCACCTCCAGGGGCAAGGGAGCCGAGCCCGAGATGCAAGCCCGTATGCTCCTTAGATTTCGCTTTTCAATTCCCGGGAAGTGGTTGAAGGCCACGTAGAGGGTGGGCACCCCGGGGAAGAGGGTGACCCGGTGCTTTTCAATGGCTTCCACGATGGGTTTGATCTCCGGCCGGGGCAGAAGGACCAGTTTGGCCGCTCCCAAGAGGGCCAGGTTCATGGCCACGGTCATGCCGTAGACGTGGAAGAAGGGAATGGCCCCCAGCACCACCTCTTCCCCCTCCTGAAAATCGGGGATCCAGGAGCGGACCTGGAGGGCGTTGCTGGAGAGATTCCGGTGGGTGAGCATGGCCCCCTTGGCCACACCCGTGGTCCCTCCCGTGTACTGCAAAAGAGCGAGATCGTCTAGGTCTAAAGGGACGGGCTGGGGATTACCCGGCTTGAGGAAGGTACGCCAGGGGATGCCCTCGAGGCTCCTCGGGGCTTGGCCTTTCCGTTTGAGCATCAGGGGGTAGAGGAGATTCTTGGGGAAGGGCAGGTAGTCCTGAATGCCGGTGCGCACCAGGACCTCTACCGGGGCCTCTGCCTTCACCTCCTGGTAGCGGGGAAGAAGAAGGTCCAGGATGACCAGGACCCTGGCCTCCGAGTCCCTGAGCTGGTGCCGCAGTTCCCGGGGGGTGTACATGGGGTTGGTGTTCACCGCCACGCCTCCCGCCAGAAGGGTGCCGTAGAAGGCGATGACGAACTGGGGGGAGTTGGGGAGCATGAGGGCCACCCGGTCCCCGGGTTTCAGGCCGGCCTCCTGGAGGCCTTTGGCGAAGGCCTCCACCTGCTGCCAAAGGCTTTGGTAGCTAAAGACTTCGCCCCAGGAACTCCAAGGCCACCTTGTGGGGATAGCGGCGGGTGTTTTCCCTTAGAAGGTCGGTGAGCAACCAGGGCCTGGGGGCCTCCTTGGGGACCCCGGGATCGTAGTGGGTGTACCAGGGATGCATGGCACCTCCTTGAACCGGGTCAAAGTTTACCCCTCCTCCCCACCCGGGGCAAGGGGCCTTAGGCCCGGAAGTAGCGGTAGGGGGGGCCTTCCCGGTCCACCTGGCCCTCCTGGCGCAGGTACTCCAGGTGGGCCAGGGTTTCGGCGAAGGCGAAGCGCCTGCCGGGGGCGTCCAGCTCCTGGGGGAAGAGCCTTAGGGAAAGCTCCCAGGCGGTCATGGGAGCTTGAAGAAAGCCGAGCAGGGCCTCCAGGCGCTCCTGGTGGTGGGCGATGAGCTCTTGGGCCCGCTTCTTCACCTCGAGGATGGGGCCGAAGTGCCCCGCATACGCCACCTTGGCTGGAAGCTCCATAAGGCGCTCTAAGGACGCCAGAAAGTCCTTTAGGGGGTTTTCCCGGGTGTAGGCCCAAAGGCCCACGTTGGGGGATACCCGTTCCAAGAGGGCGTCCCCCACCAGGAGGATTCCTTCCTCCTCCAGATAGAAGGCCACGTGCCCGTCCGCGTGTCCCGGCGTCCAGATGGCCCTGAGCTTCTTACCGGCCACCTCCAGCACCTCCCCGTCCTTCAGGGGCGTGGGGTTTTGGGGAGGATGGACCCGCTCCCGGGTTTTGGCCATGGTTTCCCGGATGCCCCAAAGGGCCTCCTCCGGGGTGCCGTGGTCCAGGAAAAGCCGCCAGCTGGCTTCCTCAAAGGCCTCTGGCCGAAGCCAGAAGAGGTGGCCCCGTTCGACCTCCTCCTCGTGCAGCCATACCTGGGCTCCAAGCCCTTCAAAAAAGCCCGCCAGGCCGTAGTGGTCCGGGTGGTGGTGGGTGAGGAGGACGGTCCTGACGTCGGTAAAGCAAAGGCCGAGCTCCGCCAGGCTGAGCTCCAGGGTGCCCCGGGCCGTCTTGGTGTCCAGGGCGGTGTCCAGGAGGGCCACTTCCCCGTTCCCCCGGAGGAGGTAGAGGTTCACCGTCTTCAAGGGGTAGGGGATGGGCACAGGGAGGAGGTAGAGGCCTGGGAGAAGCTCCCTCATAGGAGGACCCCTAGGAGGAAGAGGGTGGCCAGGAAAGGATCCTTTTCCGGAAGGTGCCAGGGGAAAAGGTAGCCTCCCTCGCCATCCGCCCGGACCTCCCTTCCTCCCAGGGCCTGTCTAAGTTTTTCCAGGACTTCCTCCTGGGAGATCAGCTCCCCGCCGGGCAGGACCACGGCCAGGCGGTCCGCATCCCCATCCAGGGCAAAGCCCACCGCCGGGGGTTCCACCGCCTTCATGAGGGCGAGGAGGGTGGGGAGGTTTTCCGGCTTGGGGTCGGGGTCCACCCCGTAGAAGAGGGGGTGGGGGAGGGGGTGGAGTTCCCTAAGCTCCGCCTCGAGGCCCAAGAGCTTGAAGGCACCGGGCAACACCCCTCCACCCGCTCCCCCTAGGGTGTCCAGGTAGACCACCCCCTTTTTCCCCTGGGTTCCCTGACCGGCGCTCCCTGCCAGGTGCTCCAGGTAGGCCTTTTTCCGTTCCAGGACCTGGAAGCTTCCCCGCTTTTGCGGGGCCTCCTGGGGAAGGGTCATCCCTTCCGGGGAAAGGGGTTTCCCCGGGCCCAGGCGGAGCTTCACCCCTTGGTAGCGGGCGGGCTTGCGGCTTCCGGTGAGGT is part of the Thermus caldilimi genome and harbors:
- a CDS encoding MBL fold metallo-hydrolase — encoded protein: MRELLPGLYLLPVPIPYPLKTVNLYLLRGNGEVALLDTALDTKTARGTLELSLAELGLCFTDVRTVLLTHHHPDHYGLAGFFEGLGAQVWLHEEEVERGHLFWLRPEAFEEASWRLFLDHGTPEEALWGIRETMAKTRERVHPPQNPTPLKDGEVLEVAGKKLRAIWTPGHADGHVAFYLEEEGILLVGDALLERVSPNVGLWAYTRENPLKDFLASLERLMELPAKVAYAGHFGPILEVKKRAQELIAHHQERLEALLGFLQAPMTAWELSLRLFPQELDAPGRRFAFAETLAHLEYLRQEGQVDREGPPYRYFRA
- a CDS encoding HD domain-containing protein, which encodes MTGERIVHVASPKAKLYAEADQAIRERLKAFPKALKAYELLIQDPEARAGWNMANYITMRKLGYNDHGRVHALLTGAASVAILALLAEAGVRLDTVESGAGELEDAYVVVLLATMLHDLGNQVHRDHHEAFGVTLSLPILNRILEKIYPDPEQRTALRALILHGIYSHDLSPEPLTIEAGVTAVADGTDITKGRGRKAFALGSIDIHSISALAVDEVRILKGEKVPVEIQVTMNNSAGIFQVEETLTKKVLRSPLRPYVSVVAMTEGDGDQDQRIVHRVRLHESEDRFVLD
- a CDS encoding DUF2267 domain-containing protein, translated to MSATGLEVFDTTIHKTHSWLKEIMETLGIEDRHRAYMALRAVLHALRDRLTVEETAQLAAELPMLIRGLFYEGWAPTGKPLKERHKEAFLAHVARELKTPSGPALDPEAATRAVFKVLSQKVSQGEIRDVLNLLPKEIRELWPQG
- a CDS encoding phosphoglucomutase, with the protein product MELYPTQDGFLGEIAKGFTFAQLARVAAGFGERVKAEGITQVVVAHDTRFLAQEMAEEAAGILGGMGLETFLLKGSSPLPLFGFALKELGAAGFYLTGSRKPARYQGVKLRLGPGKPLSPEGMTLPQEAPQKRGSFQVLERKKAYLEHLAGSAGQGTQGKKGVVYLDTLGGAGGGVLPGAFKLLGLEAELRELHPLPHPLFYGVDPDPKPENLPTLLALMKAVEPPAVGFALDGDADRLAVVLPGGELISQEEVLEKLRQALGGREVRADGEGGYLFPWHLPEKDPFLATLFLLGVLL